A genomic stretch from Chloroflexota bacterium includes:
- a CDS encoding adenylate kinase translates to MRRVNVMGTSGSGKTTYGAELARRLGVPHVELDALSWEANWVSVAPEVLRERVARAVAADEWIVDGNYSATRDLALGRADTVVWLDFPFALVMWRVIARTLRRIVRGEVLWSGNRESLRKALSRDSIILWAMTTYWRRRRDYPRLFRQYPGMRFVRLRSPTQARRFLEAIAPPARAATSVPRSRPGRPPGGSPAGGATTSGAPGRQ, encoded by the coding sequence ATGCGGCGCGTGAACGTGATGGGAACCAGCGGCTCGGGCAAGACGACCTACGGCGCCGAGCTTGCTCGGCGGCTCGGGGTTCCGCACGTCGAGCTCGACGCGCTGTCCTGGGAAGCCAACTGGGTCTCCGTGGCGCCGGAGGTGCTCCGCGAGCGGGTGGCCCGGGCCGTAGCGGCCGACGAGTGGATCGTGGACGGCAACTACAGCGCGACGCGGGACCTGGCCCTGGGGCGGGCCGACACCGTGGTCTGGCTCGACTTTCCGTTTGCGCTCGTCATGTGGCGAGTGATCGCCCGCACCCTGCGCCGCATCGTGCGGGGCGAGGTCCTCTGGAGCGGCAACCGGGAGAGCCTGCGCAAGGCCCTGAGCCGCGACTCGATCATTCTTTGGGCGATGACCACGTACTGGCGTCGACGGCGCGACTACCCGCGCCTGTTCCGTCAATACCCGGGCATGCGCTTCGTCCGGCTCCGCTCGCCGACCCAGGCCCGCCGGTTCCTGGAGGCTATTGCACCCCCGGCGCGGGCTGCGACGTCTGTTCCACGCAGTCGACCTGGGCGGCCACCGGGAGGCAGTCCTGCTGGAGGAGCCACGACGTCAGGAGCACCAGGCCGGCAATGA